From the genome of Vulpes lagopus strain Blue_001 chromosome 2, ASM1834538v1, whole genome shotgun sequence, one region includes:
- the HIF3A gene encoding hypoxia-inducible factor 3-alpha isoform X1 translates to MWQRPTCRSHAAPSVPRAPPVNAADARRSSTELRKEKSRDAARSRRSQETEVLYQLAHTLPFARGVSAHLDKASIMRLTISYLRMHRLCAAGEWNQVGAGGEALDACYLKALEGFVMVLTAEGDMAYLSENVSKHLGLSQLELIGHSIFDFIHPCDQEELQDALTPRQSLSKKKPEVPTERCFSLRMKSTLTNRGRTLNLKAATWKVLHCSGHMRVYKPPAQASPAGSPNLEPPLQCLVLICEAIPHPGSLEPPLGRGAFLSRHSLDMKFTYCDERIAEVAGYSPDDLIGCSAYEYIHALDSDAVGQSIHTLLSKGQAVTGQYRFLARSGGYLWTQTQATVVSGGRGPHSESIVCVHFLISRVEETGVVLSLEQTERHSRRHSQRGTPSQKDTPNPGDSLDASGPRILAFLHPPALSEATLAADPRRFCSPDLRRLLAPILDGTSVAATPSAPLATRRPQSPLPADLPDEPLMNMENTHKLLASGKDLEAVETDLDIAQDVDALDLEMLAPYISMDDDFQLSSSEQLPRAFHRPPGAIPRPRARSFHGLSPPTTESSLLPRWGSDPRLSCSSPSRGDPSASSSMAGARKRTLAQSSEDEAEGAELLGVRPPKRSPSPEPENFLLPPLSLSFLLTGGPAPGSQQDPSTHLLELNEPLRLGPSLLSLYPDEDTVEPRSHFQPAVGLAQAN, encoded by the exons ATGTGGCAGCGCCCCACGTGCAGGTCCCACGCAGCTCCTTCCGTCCCGCGGGCGCCGCCGGTGAACGCTGCCGACGCCCGCAGGTCGAGCACCGAGCTGCGCAAGGAGAAGTCCCGGGATGCGGCTCGCAGCCGGCGCAGCCAGGAGACCGAGGTGCTGTACCAGCTGGCGCACACGCTGCCCTTCGCGCGCGGGGTCAGCGCGCACCTGGACAAGGCCTCCATCATGCGCCTCACCATCAGCTACCTGCGCATGCACCGCCTCTGCGCCGCAG GGGAGTGGAACCAGGTGGGAGCAGGGGGCGAAGCTCTGGATGCCTGCTACCTGAAGGCCCTGGAGGGCTTCGTCATGGTGCTCACTGCCGAGGGAGACATGGCTTACCTGTCGGAGAATGTCAGCAAACACCTGGGCCTCAGTCAG CTTGAGCTCATTGGACACAGTATCTTTGATTTCATCCATCCCTGCGACCAAGAGGAGCTCCAGGACGCGCTGACTCCGCGGCAGA gcctatCCAAAAAGAAGCCGGAGGTCCCCACCGAGCGCTGCTTCTCCCTGCGCATGAAGAGTACTCTCACCAACCGTGGGCGCACCCTCAACCTCAAGGCAGCCACCTGGAAG GTGCTGCACTGCTCTGGACACATGAGGGTCTACAAGCCCCCTGCACAGGCTTCCCCAGCGGGGAGCCCCAACTTGGAGCCTCCTTTGCAATGCTTGGTGCTCATCTGTGAAGCCATCCCCCACCCGGGCAGCTTGGAGCCCCCACTAGGCCGGGGGGCCTTCCTCAGCCGCCACAGCCTGGACATGAAGTTCACCTACTGTGATGAGAG GATCGCAGAGGTCGCTGGCTACAGCCCTGATGACCTGATTGGCTGCTCTGCCTATGAGTACATTCACGCTCTGGACTCGGACGCCGTTGGCCAGAGCATCCACACCC TGCTGAGCAAGGGCCAGGCAGTAACGGGGCAGTATCGCTTCCTGGCCCGGAGTGGTGGCTATCTGTGGACCCAGACTCAGGCCACAGTGGTGTCAGGGGGCCGGGGTCCCCATTCTGAGAGTATCGTCTGCGTCCACTTCTTGATCAG CCGGGTGGAAGAGACCGGAGTGGTGCTGTCCCTGGAGCAAACGGAGCGACACTCTCGCAGACACTCTCAGCGGGGCACCCCCTCTCAGAAGGACACCCCTAATCCCGGGGACAGCCTTG ATGCCTCTGGTCCCCGGATCCTGGCCTTCCTGCACCCCCCTGCCCTGAGCGAAGCCACCCTGGCCGCTGATCCCCGCCGCTTCTGTAGCCCTGACCTTCGTCGCCTCCTGGCACCAATCCTGGATGGGACTTCAGTAGCCGCCACCCCTAGCGCACCCCTAGCCACACGGCGCCCCCAAAGTCCTCTTCCG GCTGATCTCCCAGATGAACCACTCATGAACATGGAGAATACACACAAACTCTTGGCCTCAGGGAAAGACCTTGAGGCTGTGGAGACGGATCTAGATATAGCTCAG GATGTCGATGCTCTGGATTTGGAGATGCTGGCCCCCTACATCTCCATGGATGATGACTTCCAGCTCAGCTCCAGTGAGCAGCTACCCAGGGCCTTCCACAGACCTCCAGGAGCCATCCCCAGGCCCCGTGCGCGGAGCTTCCATGGCCTGTCACCCCCAACCACTGAGTCCTCCCTGCTGCCCCGCTGGGGGAGTGACCCCCGACTGAGCTGTTCCAGCCCTTCCAGAGGGGACCCCTCGGCCTCCTCCTCCATGGCTGGGGCTCGGAAGAG GACCCTAGCTCAGAGCTCAGAAGACGAGGCTGAGGGGGCGGAGCTGCTGGGAGTGAGACCCCCCAAACGGTCCCCTAGCCCAGAACCCGAAAACTTCCTGCTGCCTCCCCTCAGCCTG
- the HIF3A gene encoding hypoxia-inducible factor 3-alpha isoform X3: MRLAAGAARRPRCCTSWRTRCPSRAGSARTWTRPPSCASPSATCACTASAPQLELIGHSIFDFIHPCDQEELQDALTPRQSLSKKKPEVPTERCFSLRMKSTLTNRGRTLNLKAATWKVLHCSGHMRVYKPPAQASPAGSPNLEPPLQCLVLICEAIPHPGSLEPPLGRGAFLSRHSLDMKFTYCDERIAEVAGYSPDDLIGCSAYEYIHALDSDAVGQSIHTLLSKGQAVTGQYRFLARSGGYLWTQTQATVVSGGRGPHSESIVCVHFLISRVEETGVVLSLEQTERHSRRHSQRGTPSQKDTPNPGDSLDASGPRILAFLHPPALSEATLAADPRRFCSPDLRRLLAPILDGTSVAATPSAPLATRRPQSPLPADLPDEPLMNMENTHKLLASGKDLEAVETDLDIAQDVDALDLEMLAPYISMDDDFQLSSSEQLPRAFHRPPGAIPRPRARSFHGLSPPTTESSLLPRWGSDPRLSCSSPSRGDPSASSSMAGARKRTLAQSSEDEAEGAELLGVRPPKRSPSPEPENFLLPPLSLSFLLTGGPAPGSQQDPSTHLLELNEPLRLGPSLLSLYPDEDTVEPRSHFQPAVGLAQAN; encoded by the exons ATGCGGCTCGCAGCCGGCGCAGCCAGGAGACCGAGGTGCTGTACCAGCTGGCGCACACGCTGCCCTTCGCGCGCGGGGTCAGCGCGCACCTGGACAAGGCCTCCATCATGCGCCTCACCATCAGCTACCTGCGCATGCACCGCCTCTGCGCCGCAG CTTGAGCTCATTGGACACAGTATCTTTGATTTCATCCATCCCTGCGACCAAGAGGAGCTCCAGGACGCGCTGACTCCGCGGCAGA gcctatCCAAAAAGAAGCCGGAGGTCCCCACCGAGCGCTGCTTCTCCCTGCGCATGAAGAGTACTCTCACCAACCGTGGGCGCACCCTCAACCTCAAGGCAGCCACCTGGAAG GTGCTGCACTGCTCTGGACACATGAGGGTCTACAAGCCCCCTGCACAGGCTTCCCCAGCGGGGAGCCCCAACTTGGAGCCTCCTTTGCAATGCTTGGTGCTCATCTGTGAAGCCATCCCCCACCCGGGCAGCTTGGAGCCCCCACTAGGCCGGGGGGCCTTCCTCAGCCGCCACAGCCTGGACATGAAGTTCACCTACTGTGATGAGAG GATCGCAGAGGTCGCTGGCTACAGCCCTGATGACCTGATTGGCTGCTCTGCCTATGAGTACATTCACGCTCTGGACTCGGACGCCGTTGGCCAGAGCATCCACACCC TGCTGAGCAAGGGCCAGGCAGTAACGGGGCAGTATCGCTTCCTGGCCCGGAGTGGTGGCTATCTGTGGACCCAGACTCAGGCCACAGTGGTGTCAGGGGGCCGGGGTCCCCATTCTGAGAGTATCGTCTGCGTCCACTTCTTGATCAG CCGGGTGGAAGAGACCGGAGTGGTGCTGTCCCTGGAGCAAACGGAGCGACACTCTCGCAGACACTCTCAGCGGGGCACCCCCTCTCAGAAGGACACCCCTAATCCCGGGGACAGCCTTG ATGCCTCTGGTCCCCGGATCCTGGCCTTCCTGCACCCCCCTGCCCTGAGCGAAGCCACCCTGGCCGCTGATCCCCGCCGCTTCTGTAGCCCTGACCTTCGTCGCCTCCTGGCACCAATCCTGGATGGGACTTCAGTAGCCGCCACCCCTAGCGCACCCCTAGCCACACGGCGCCCCCAAAGTCCTCTTCCG GCTGATCTCCCAGATGAACCACTCATGAACATGGAGAATACACACAAACTCTTGGCCTCAGGGAAAGACCTTGAGGCTGTGGAGACGGATCTAGATATAGCTCAG GATGTCGATGCTCTGGATTTGGAGATGCTGGCCCCCTACATCTCCATGGATGATGACTTCCAGCTCAGCTCCAGTGAGCAGCTACCCAGGGCCTTCCACAGACCTCCAGGAGCCATCCCCAGGCCCCGTGCGCGGAGCTTCCATGGCCTGTCACCCCCAACCACTGAGTCCTCCCTGCTGCCCCGCTGGGGGAGTGACCCCCGACTGAGCTGTTCCAGCCCTTCCAGAGGGGACCCCTCGGCCTCCTCCTCCATGGCTGGGGCTCGGAAGAG GACCCTAGCTCAGAGCTCAGAAGACGAGGCTGAGGGGGCGGAGCTGCTGGGAGTGAGACCCCCCAAACGGTCCCCTAGCCCAGAACCCGAAAACTTCCTGCTGCCTCCCCTCAGCCTG
- the HIF3A gene encoding hypoxia-inducible factor 3-alpha isoform X2 — MALGLQRARSSTELRKEKSRDAARSRRSQETEVLYQLAHTLPFARGVSAHLDKASIMRLTISYLRMHRLCAAGEWNQVGAGGEALDACYLKALEGFVMVLTAEGDMAYLSENVSKHLGLSQLELIGHSIFDFIHPCDQEELQDALTPRQSLSKKKPEVPTERCFSLRMKSTLTNRGRTLNLKAATWKVLHCSGHMRVYKPPAQASPAGSPNLEPPLQCLVLICEAIPHPGSLEPPLGRGAFLSRHSLDMKFTYCDERIAEVAGYSPDDLIGCSAYEYIHALDSDAVGQSIHTLLSKGQAVTGQYRFLARSGGYLWTQTQATVVSGGRGPHSESIVCVHFLISRVEETGVVLSLEQTERHSRRHSQRGTPSQKDTPNPGDSLDASGPRILAFLHPPALSEATLAADPRRFCSPDLRRLLAPILDGTSVAATPSAPLATRRPQSPLPADLPDEPLMNMENTHKLLASGKDLEAVETDLDIAQDVDALDLEMLAPYISMDDDFQLSSSEQLPRAFHRPPGAIPRPRARSFHGLSPPTTESSLLPRWGSDPRLSCSSPSRGDPSASSSMAGARKRTLAQSSEDEAEGAELLGVRPPKRSPSPEPENFLLPPLSLSFLLTGGPAPGSQQDPSTHLLELNEPLRLGPSLLSLYPDEDTVEPRSHFQPAVGLAQAN; from the exons ATGGCGCTGGGGCTCCAGCGCGCAAG GTCGAGCACCGAGCTGCGCAAGGAGAAGTCCCGGGATGCGGCTCGCAGCCGGCGCAGCCAGGAGACCGAGGTGCTGTACCAGCTGGCGCACACGCTGCCCTTCGCGCGCGGGGTCAGCGCGCACCTGGACAAGGCCTCCATCATGCGCCTCACCATCAGCTACCTGCGCATGCACCGCCTCTGCGCCGCAG GGGAGTGGAACCAGGTGGGAGCAGGGGGCGAAGCTCTGGATGCCTGCTACCTGAAGGCCCTGGAGGGCTTCGTCATGGTGCTCACTGCCGAGGGAGACATGGCTTACCTGTCGGAGAATGTCAGCAAACACCTGGGCCTCAGTCAG CTTGAGCTCATTGGACACAGTATCTTTGATTTCATCCATCCCTGCGACCAAGAGGAGCTCCAGGACGCGCTGACTCCGCGGCAGA gcctatCCAAAAAGAAGCCGGAGGTCCCCACCGAGCGCTGCTTCTCCCTGCGCATGAAGAGTACTCTCACCAACCGTGGGCGCACCCTCAACCTCAAGGCAGCCACCTGGAAG GTGCTGCACTGCTCTGGACACATGAGGGTCTACAAGCCCCCTGCACAGGCTTCCCCAGCGGGGAGCCCCAACTTGGAGCCTCCTTTGCAATGCTTGGTGCTCATCTGTGAAGCCATCCCCCACCCGGGCAGCTTGGAGCCCCCACTAGGCCGGGGGGCCTTCCTCAGCCGCCACAGCCTGGACATGAAGTTCACCTACTGTGATGAGAG GATCGCAGAGGTCGCTGGCTACAGCCCTGATGACCTGATTGGCTGCTCTGCCTATGAGTACATTCACGCTCTGGACTCGGACGCCGTTGGCCAGAGCATCCACACCC TGCTGAGCAAGGGCCAGGCAGTAACGGGGCAGTATCGCTTCCTGGCCCGGAGTGGTGGCTATCTGTGGACCCAGACTCAGGCCACAGTGGTGTCAGGGGGCCGGGGTCCCCATTCTGAGAGTATCGTCTGCGTCCACTTCTTGATCAG CCGGGTGGAAGAGACCGGAGTGGTGCTGTCCCTGGAGCAAACGGAGCGACACTCTCGCAGACACTCTCAGCGGGGCACCCCCTCTCAGAAGGACACCCCTAATCCCGGGGACAGCCTTG ATGCCTCTGGTCCCCGGATCCTGGCCTTCCTGCACCCCCCTGCCCTGAGCGAAGCCACCCTGGCCGCTGATCCCCGCCGCTTCTGTAGCCCTGACCTTCGTCGCCTCCTGGCACCAATCCTGGATGGGACTTCAGTAGCCGCCACCCCTAGCGCACCCCTAGCCACACGGCGCCCCCAAAGTCCTCTTCCG GCTGATCTCCCAGATGAACCACTCATGAACATGGAGAATACACACAAACTCTTGGCCTCAGGGAAAGACCTTGAGGCTGTGGAGACGGATCTAGATATAGCTCAG GATGTCGATGCTCTGGATTTGGAGATGCTGGCCCCCTACATCTCCATGGATGATGACTTCCAGCTCAGCTCCAGTGAGCAGCTACCCAGGGCCTTCCACAGACCTCCAGGAGCCATCCCCAGGCCCCGTGCGCGGAGCTTCCATGGCCTGTCACCCCCAACCACTGAGTCCTCCCTGCTGCCCCGCTGGGGGAGTGACCCCCGACTGAGCTGTTCCAGCCCTTCCAGAGGGGACCCCTCGGCCTCCTCCTCCATGGCTGGGGCTCGGAAGAG GACCCTAGCTCAGAGCTCAGAAGACGAGGCTGAGGGGGCGGAGCTGCTGGGAGTGAGACCCCCCAAACGGTCCCCTAGCCCAGAACCCGAAAACTTCCTGCTGCCTCCCCTCAGCCTG